A window from Trichomycterus rosablanca isolate fTriRos1 chromosome 21, fTriRos1.hap1, whole genome shotgun sequence encodes these proteins:
- the LOC134335283 gene encoding hyaluronan and proteoglycan link protein 1-like yields MISITCLALLYLSLANIAYTAEGRMQIFASPGDNVTMPCHLKPSSSFSFNGNRVKWTKIEGDDDIDILLSMGSHNIKYGKYENRAHLKNIHENDATLVIYNVDLDDFGIYKCEIINGMDDLIVELELRMIGVVFPYSPRLGHYNMNFHDAEAACSEQEAVVASSEQLHQAWKGGLDWCHAGWLSDGTVQYPITKPREPCGGANTQAGLRNYGRRDKSNSRFDVFCFTAGLNGNITFVNEKLTFPEAEQACQNEGAELAKVGQMFAAWKLKGYDRCDAGWLADGSVRYPISKPRMKCSPESGVHFVGFPEKKHKLYGAYCYKA; encoded by the exons ATGATTTCCATCACTTGCCTGGCATTGCTCTACCTGAGCCTTGCCAACATCGCATATACAGCAG AGGGTCGCATGCAGATCTTTGCCAGTCCAGGCGACAACGTCACCATGCCTTGTCACCTGAAACCTTCCTCCAGCTTCTCTTTTAATGGAAACAGAGTTAAATGGACCAAGATTGAGGGTGACGACGACATTGACATCTTGCTTTCTATGGGGTCCCACAACATTAAATACGGAAAGTACGAGAATCGTGCTCACCTGAAAAATATTCATGAAAATGACGCCACCTTGGTTATATATAACGTGGACCTGGACGACTTTGGCATCTACAAGTGTGAGATCATAAACGGCATGGACGACTTGATTGTGGAGTTGGAGCTTCGGATGATTG GTGTCGTCTTCCCGTACTCGCCACGCCTGGGCCATTACAACATGAACTTTCACGACGCCGAGGCGGCGTGCTCGGAGCAGGAAGCTGTGGTCGCCTCGTCCGAGCAGCTCCACCAGGCCTGGAAAGGAGGGCTTGATTGGTGCCACGCCGGATGGCTGAGCGATGGGACCGTGCAGTACCCCATCACCAAACCCAGAGAGCCGTGCGGAGGGGCTAACACTCAAGCCGGGCTCAGGAACTACGGCCGGCGCGACAAGTCCAACAGCCGCTTCGACGTCTTCTGCTTCACAGCTGGGTTGAATG GGAATATCACCTTTGTGAACGAGAAGCTGACCTTCCCCGAGGCTGAGCAGGCCTGCCAGAACGAAGGAGCCGAGCTAGCAAAGGTGGGCCAAATGTTCGCAGCCTGGAAGCTGAAAGGCTACGACCGCTGTGACGCCGGCTGGCTGGCCGACGGTAGCGTCAGGTACCCCATCTCCAAGCCGAGGATGAAGTGTAGCCCGGAGTCGGGTGTCCACTTCGTCGGATTCCCCGAGAAGAAGCACAAGCTCTACGGTGCCTACTGCTACAAAGCCTAG